GGATGCCGCCCCTGCCGATGCCCGCAAGGTCGCCGTCGATGCCGTGTTCGACAGCGTCAGCGTCGGCACCACCTTCAAGGACGAGCTTGCCAAGGCGGGGGTCATCTTCTGTTCGATCTCGGAGGCGATCCGCGAGCATCCGGAACTCGTCCAGAAATATCTCGGCTCCGTCGTGCCGCCGAGCGATAATTTCTATGCGACGCTGAACAGCGCCGTGTTCTCGGATGGCAGCTTCGTCTACATCCCGCCGGGCGTGACCTGCCCGATGGAGTTGTCCACCTATTTCCGCATCAACGCCGAAAACACCGGCCAGTTCGAGCGGACGCTGATTATCGCGGATAAGGGCTCTTACGTCAGCTATCTTGAAGGTTGTACCGCGCCTAAGCGCGACACCGCCCAGCTTCACGCGGCGGTTGTGGAGATCGTGGTGCTGGAGGATGCGGAGGTGAAATACTCCACCGTCCAGAACTGGTTCCCCGGCGATGACGAGGGCAAGGGCGGCATCTACAACTTCGTCACCAAGCGCGCCGATTGCCGCGAGGCGCGGGCGAAGGTGATGTGGACGCAGGTTGAAACCGGCTCTGCCGTGACGTGGAAATACCCGTCCTGCGTGTTGCGCGGCGATGACAGCCAGGGTGAGTTCTACTCGATCGCGATCACCAATAACCACCAGCAGGCCGATACCGGCACCAAGATGATCCATCTTGGCAAGAACACCCGCTCGCGCATTGTTTCCAAAGGAATTTCTGCGGGCAAGGCGCAGAACACCTATCGCGGTCTGGTGTCGATGCATCCGCGGGCGACAAACAGCCGGAACTACACCCAGTGCGACAGCCTGCTGATCGGCGACAAATGCGGCGCGCATACCGTGCCCTATATCGAGGTCAAGAACAGCTCCAGCCGCGTGGAGCATGAGGCGACGACATCCAAGGTCGACGACGACCAGCTCTTCTACTGCCGCCAGCGCGGCATGGGCGAGGAAGAGGCCGTCGCAGTAATCGTAAACGGTTTCGCAAAAGAAGTGCTGCAAGCGCTCCCGATGGAGTTTGCGATGGAGGCACAGTCTTTGGTAGCAATTTCTTTGGAAGGATCCGTTGGATAGATAGATTAAAAAGAGAATTATGATGGCAAGAAAGCAACTTTTCACTGCGGTGAAGAATGAGGCACCATTCATTGTTGAGTGGATTGCCTACCACCGTGCGATTGGTTTTGAAGAGTTTTATATTTGTTCGAACGATTCAGATGATGGCACAACTGAATTGCTGGATGCGCTGGATCAGGCCGGAGAAATCCGGCATTTCCTGAATAAGATTGTGCCTGGGCAGTCGCCTCAATTGGTCGCCGCGGAACGGTTTCGAAATGAGGGCTTGCCGGTTGCTGACAGTGGTGATTGGGTTTTGTGGCTTGATGCGGATGAGTTCCTCAATATTCACGTCGAATCCGGCCATCTTGATGATTTGATTTTTTATCTTGGTGACAATACGGGTATGTTGGTGCCTTGGCGGATCTTTGGAGACGGCGGGAACGACGGACTGCCCAAGCGTTTTATCTCTGAAGAGTTCTCTCGCGCAGCCGGTTCCTATTTTCCGGAGCAGACCGGTAGATTTCCCGAACAGGCGCAGGTGAAGACGCTTTTTCGGATGGATGACTGCGTGATAGGTTTCGGTGAAAAATCCTTGCATCGACCGGTTGTCCGGGGGGGCAGGCGGGATGATATCCTGCAGCGCTTCAGGAACGGGGATGGGGATCCTTTGGATGCTGGTTTTAAGCCGCATCGCTTTTGGGCCGCCGGGGGCGACACAGGTAGAAGTTGTCGGATTCGGTTGTCGGAGGCTGAAGGCAACGCCGCTCAAATAAATCACTATCTTGTAAGAACGCCGGCGCTTTACAAAATGAAGGCAAAACGCGGACGGGGCTACGCAAACTTAAAGAAAAGTGGTTCCAATGATCGCCACACGAGCCAATTCTACGCTTTCATGAACCGCAATGAGTGCGAGGATCGTTCCATTCTGAGATTTGAAGATGCCACAAGCAAAGAGATGGCACGCATCTTCCAGATCGATGCCGTTCGTCTTGCCCATGAAGATGGTCTGAGACGGACACGATCTGCGCTTGGGCTTATTGATCAGAAAGAATCTGATCGCCTAGTTGAGCCGAAGGTTGCAGCCGAGGCTTCCGGTAATGCTCATAGCGACTTTCCTTTGACGCTGCCTGACGAAGAAGCGGAGTTCGTAAAGTCTGTGCTTGGCGAAGACAGGGTCGTTCTAGAATACGGAAGTGGGGGATCAACCTTCGAAGCACTACGTCGCGGTGCGAAGATGGTCTACTCTACCGAAAGCGATGCGAGTTGGGCAAAAAAAATTACCGAAA
The genomic region above belongs to Paracoccus sp. SCSIO 75233 and contains:
- the sufB gene encoding Fe-S cluster assembly protein SufB, translated to MSSTTDLEVREGVDRETVETVANMGSYKYGWDTEIEMDYAPKGLSEDIVRLISQKNDEPEWMTEWRLSAYRRWVTMTEPKWAMVNYPEIDFQDQYYYARPKSMEVKPKSLDEVDPKLLATYEKLGIPLKEQMILAGVEGADAAPADARKVAVDAVFDSVSVGTTFKDELAKAGVIFCSISEAIREHPELVQKYLGSVVPPSDNFYATLNSAVFSDGSFVYIPPGVTCPMELSTYFRINAENTGQFERTLIIADKGSYVSYLEGCTAPKRDTAQLHAAVVEIVVLEDAEVKYSTVQNWFPGDDEGKGGIYNFVTKRADCREARAKVMWTQVETGSAVTWKYPSCVLRGDDSQGEFYSIAITNNHQQADTGTKMIHLGKNTRSRIVSKGISAGKAQNTYRGLVSMHPRATNSRNYTQCDSLLIGDKCGAHTVPYIEVKNSSSRVEHEATTSKVDDDQLFYCRQRGMGEEEAVAVIVNGFAKEVLQALPMEFAMEAQSLVAISLEGSVG
- a CDS encoding glycosyltransferase family 2 protein, whose protein sequence is MARKQLFTAVKNEAPFIVEWIAYHRAIGFEEFYICSNDSDDGTTELLDALDQAGEIRHFLNKIVPGQSPQLVAAERFRNEGLPVADSGDWVLWLDADEFLNIHVESGHLDDLIFYLGDNTGMLVPWRIFGDGGNDGLPKRFISEEFSRAAGSYFPEQTGRFPEQAQVKTLFRMDDCVIGFGEKSLHRPVVRGGRRDDILQRFRNGDGDPLDAGFKPHRFWAAGGDTGRSCRIRLSEAEGNAAQINHYLVRTPALYKMKAKRGRGYANLKKSGSNDRHTSQFYAFMNRNECEDRSILRFEDATSKEMARIFQIDAVRLAHEDGLRRTRSALGLIDQKESDRLVEPKVAAEASGNAHSDFPLTLPDEEAEFVKSVLGEDRVVLEYGSGGSTFEALRRGAKMVYSTESDASWAKKITETLAGEFSRDRYEIVYADIGRTKAWGKPVSGEAYARYHLYANAAWDLSGFLHPDIVLIDGRFRASCFATTALRIDRQVTVLFDDYKDRTYYHWVEEICPPQKMVGRMAVFQLEPKPLPSTALTRVAGSYVDSR